In one Oryza glaberrima chromosome 2, OglaRS2, whole genome shotgun sequence genomic region, the following are encoded:
- the LOC127762059 gene encoding uncharacterized protein LOC127762059 has protein sequence MSIRRFVYLVLEEFAPRRSNYTLRNIDMERFFLPRPSPVPFVASGTDAAEYASLPCPAMTFYPPFSKLPGKQQMEFLLLGGNHNMVVAADQTCRTVLYDPGEHAVRTLPALPYQLELPTASVTVGDDLYILDHVEVGNVPCFHGLIYEDRLNEDWCCRALPPPPPLLSHKSDFQVDSYAVVGDADIWISTHDSGIYCFNTVSHVWSTVATGWTLPFVGLAEYCQEHGLWFGLSHTRDRRSLVLSALDLDSGHLPVLLSLPLEFTPPDALKLVSSYLVNLGSAKFCIARFFQTDEDQRDGEELFAVLTAVEVERCDDDDAGANGGGLRMLKHRSEMYKLTSEMMYWVL, from the coding sequence ATGAGTATTCGTCGGTTTGTTTATCTGGTGTTGGAGGAGTTTGCTCCCCGCCGCAGCAACTACACACTGCGCAACATAGACATGGAGCGCTTCTTCCTGCCACGTCCATCCCCGGTGCCATTCGTGGCGTCAGGCACCGACGCGGCGGAGTATGCGAGCCTGCCTTGCCCAGCCATGACCTTCTACCCTCCATTCTCCAAGTTGCCTGGGAAACAGCAGATGGAATTCTTGCTCCTTGGAGGCAATCACAACatggtggtcgccgccgaccaGACTTGCCGCACTGTCCTCTATGACCCCGGCGAGCACGCCGTCCGCACCTTGCCTGCCCTTCCCTACCAACTGGAATTGCCTACTGCTTCCGTCACTGTTGGGGACGACCTCTATATCCTTGACCATGTTGAGGTCGGAAACGTCCCCTGCTTCCATGGGCTCATTTACGAGGATAGATTAAATGAGGACTGGTGCTGCCgcgctctcccgccgccgccgccactgctgtCCCACAAGTCTGACTTCCAAGTCGACTCCTATGCGGTGGTTGGTGACGCGGACATCTGGATATCCACGCACGATAGTGGCATCTATTGCTTCAACACAGTGAGCCATGTGTGGAGCACAGTGGCCACCGGCTGGACCCTGCCATTTGTTGGTCTCGCCGAGTATTGCCAGGAGCACGGCCTTTGGTTTGGCCTCTCACACACTAGAGACAGGAGGAGCTTGGTCCTCTCCGCTTTGGACCTTGATAGCGGCCATCTGCCAGTGCTTCTCAGCCTTCCTCTGGAGTTCACGCCACCCGATGCCCTCAAGCTTGTCAGCTCATACCTTGTGAACCTAGGCTCTGCCAAGTTCTGCATCGCCAGGTTCTTCCAGACTGATGAGGACCAGCGTGATGGCGAGGAGCTGTTTGCAGTGTTGACCGCCGTCGAGGTGGAACGCTGCGATGACGACGATGCTGGTGCCAATGGTGGAGGGCTCCGCATGCTGAAGCACAGGTCTGAGATGTACAAGCTCACCAGTGAAATgatgtattgggtgctttaG
- the LOC127761534 gene encoding uncharacterized protein LOC127761534 produces MRGVVRHHGVGVVARITGGRGVAAAATAAAGGEITDLHRPPPAERKVAAEDNLLIELVRELLGTARYEEDFLPAAAGLPPPPGRLRRCGISSSAPPRTPRFGDLSEPKRLYQCRNMIFPKSGSLQVNTIDGTSYAVKFDVLDFVRVNPLAEKFPILGEPGGLFTKLREPVKFMYNDLILRVGAIHDSGCCINDISAAALVITSDWKLEFREDAFVLLPKTPTLVDNNYRCISELFKTLLFESMGEEFKNPLDFQRLLDTMEKSGYHYKRLIENHMSLMPLDNTSTAYLKFYQLIKKVLPVEEEAIRMRDRMNKVKKRKRRKSLITRIYEHITVNKLWMVTAVNNAFVREFLERGGKVYQGKKGELLDMIRHLISHRMELIQLTLIYTPQQVDLMIYALFSTLYTDIQHAIFEVNRLEDLNLEEHFMNRKVKIPWVWRVGVKFIVGYSSLNGRDPYMEDRFNLRLTTVNGRTICLCGVFDCHGGPFAANYLKKNLLDNIGRGGPFAADFFKKNLLDNIVKHSELFKDTKLAISQAFLKTDADFLDSLSTNPFREDVSTAAVAVLIDNHLYVANVGDSCAIAVKSGEAIPLTPNRKEEQIRIEDEDIQEILVDQDVEFLVLATNGLWDVMRNEDVVSVLKAQKGPESAAMKLTEIALSRGSLDNITCIILQFQPVTMRKKSNMLPKFVACTKNSANAKH; encoded by the exons ATGCGGGGGGTGGTCAGGCACCACGGCGTCGGCGTGGTGGCGCGGATCACCGGCGGCcgcggtgtcgccgccgccgccactgccgcggcCGGAGGCGAGATCACTGACCTCCACCGTCCTCCTCCAGCCGAGAGAAAAGTTGCAGCCGAGGATAATCTGCTGATTGAGTTGGTGCGGGAGTTGTTGGGCACAGCCAGGTACGAGGAGGacttcctccccgccgccgctggactACCTCCTCCCCCcggtcgcctccgccgctgcggcatctcctcctccgctcctccgaGGACGCCGCGTTTTGGCGACTTGTCTGAGCCGAAGCGCTTGTACCAATGCAG gAATATGATTTTTCCAAAAAGCGGTTCACTGCAAGTCAACACAATTGATGGTACTTCTTATGCTGTGAAATTTGATGTCTTGGACTTTGTGAGGGTGAATCCATTGGCTGAAAAATTCCCCATTTTGGGTGAACCTGGGGGGTTGTTTACTAAGCTGAGAGAACCTGTCAAGTTCATGTATAATGATCTTATTCTGAGAGTTGGAGCAATCCATGATTCTGGATGTTGTATAAATGACATATCAGCTGCAGCATTGGTCATCACATCTGATTGGAAATTAGAGTTTCGAGAGGATGCTTTTGTTTTGCTCCCTAAAACTCCTACACTAGTGGATAACAACTATCGATGCATTTCTGAGTTGTTCAAGACATTACTCTTTGAGTCCATGGGTGAAGAGTTCAAAAATCCTCTTGATTTTCAAAGGTTGCTCGACACCATGGAGAAGTCTGGATACCATTATAAGCGTCTGATTGAGAACCATATGTCTCTTATGCCTCTGGATAACACATCGACAGCATACTTGAAGTTTTATCAGCTCATAAAAAAAGTGTTGCCCGTTGAAGAAGAAGCAATACGAATGAGGGATCGGATGAACAAAgtaaagaagaggaaaagaagaaaaagtcTGATAACAAGGATCTATGAACATATCACAGTTAACAAGTTATGGATGGTTACTGCAGTCAACAATGCATTTGTTAGGGAGTTCCTAGAGAGAGGGGGCAAAGTGTACCAGGGAAAAAAGGGGGAACTCCTGGACATGATTAGACATCTCATATCCCACAGAATGGAACTCATCCAGTTAACCTTAATATACACTCCCCAGCAAGTTGATTTGATGATATATGCTCTGTTCTCAACACTATACACAGACATACAGCATGCCATATTTGAGGTAAATCGTCTTGAAGACCTCAACTTGGAAGAACATTTTATGAATAGAAAAGTGAAGATACCATGGGTTTGGAG AGTTGGTGTCAAGTTCATTGTGGGATATTCAAGTCTCAATGGGAGGGATCCTTACATGGAGGATCGCTTCAACTTAAGGTTAACTACAGTAAATGGGCGTACAATATGCCTATGTGGAGTATTTGACT GTCATGGTGGACCTTTTGCTGCTAATTACCTAAAGAAGAACTTGCTTGACAATATTGGTCGTGGAGGACCTTTTGCtgctgatttttttaagaagaactTACTTGACAATATTGTGAAGCACTCTGAGTTGTTTAAAGACACAAAACTTGCTATAA GTCAGGCATTTTTGAAGACCGATGCAGACTTCCTGGATTCACTATCTACTAATCCTTTTAGGGAGGATGTTTCAAcagctgctgttgctgttttGATTGACAACCACTTGTACGTAGCTAATGTTGGTGACTCATGTGCTATAGCTGTAAAATCTGGTGAAG caattccgCTGACACCAAACAGAAAAGAGGAGCAAATAAGAATTGAGGATGAAGACATTCAG GAAATTTTGGTCGATCAAGATGTGGAATTCCTGGTTCTTGCTACTAATGGGCTTTGGGATGTTATGCGAAATGAG GATGTTGTCTCTGTTCTGAAAGCACAAAAAGGACCTGAATCGGCAGCCATGAAGTTGACAGAAATTGCCCTTTCTCGTGGCTCCTTGGATAACATCACTTGCATCATCCTGCAATTTCAACCCGTgaccatgagaaaaaaaagcaatatgTTACCAAAGTTCGTTGCCTGTACAAAGAATTCAGCAAACGCAAAGCATtag